In a genomic window of Sarcophilus harrisii chromosome 4, mSarHar1.11, whole genome shotgun sequence:
- the LOC111720611 gene encoding LOW QUALITY PROTEIN: MDIS1-interacting receptor like kinase 2-like (The sequence of the model RefSeq protein was modified relative to this genomic sequence to represent the inferred CDS: inserted 1 base in 1 codon; deleted 1 base in 1 codon), giving the protein MDCKSHREQHVWVTQGSGSGNGHLNSMRNWRARKRESRKLLLTLLPDLCFLGTCWDSLILWGQNGDISLGMEILVLMESLAHLNSPGILNETQNFIKGPDGARXLPSESSEFRIMEVAFALLAGLLALSGNGELRLPSISGSLPSISGNLPSISGGLPTASGNLPSISGSLPSISGNLSGSLPSISGGLPTASGNLPSISGSLPSISGSLPTASGSLPSISGSLPTASGTLPSISGGILTVPGHLPGISGGSSGTTTTSASVPGVSGSASSTTAQSTTLKPQKNPFPDWAIVLITLVAVGVVILLLFVFCKVFLHFRQDVDFVSHCCNPERANQCYNTK; this is encoded by the exons ATGGACTGTAAG AGTCACAGAGAACAGCATGTCTGGGTTACCCAGGGAAGTGGGTCTGGGAATGGACACTTGAATTCTATGAGAAACTGGAGGGCTAGGAAAAGGGAA TCTAGAAAACTCTTACTCACCCTCTTGCCCGACCTGTGTTTCCTAGGAACTTGCTGGGATAGTTTAATCTTGTGGGGACAGAATGGTGACATCTCCCTGGGAATGGAGATCCTAGTGTTGATGGAGTCCCTGGCACACCTGAATTCCCCTGGAATCCTTaatgaaactcaaaactttataaAGGGTCCAGATGGAGCCA GGTTGCCATCAGAGAGCTCTGAATTCAGAATCATGGAGGTTGCTTTTGCCTTGCTTGCTGGCTTGTTGGCCTTGTCTGGAAATGGTGAGTTACG TCTCCCCAGTATCTCTGGAAGTCTCCCCAGTATCTCTGGAAATCTCCCCAGTATCTCTGGAGGTCTCCCTACTGCTTCTGGAAATCTCCCCAGTATCTCTGGAAGTCTCCCTAGTATCTCTGGAAATCTCTCTGGAAGTCTCCCCAGTATCTCTGGAGGTCTCCCTACTGCTTCTGGAAATCTCCCCAGTATCTCTGGAAGTCTCCCCAGTATCTCTGGAAGTCTCCCCACTGCCTCTGGAAGTCTCCCCAGTATCTCTGGAAGTCTCCCCACTGCCTCTGGAACTCTTCCCAGTATCTCTGGAGGTATACTTACTGTCCCTGGACATCTCCCTGGCATCTCTGGAG GATCCTCAGGAACTACCACAACTTCTGCATCTGTTCCAGGAGTCTCTGGAAGTGCTTCTTCTACGACAG CCCAGAGCACCACCCTCAAACCCCAGAAGAATCCTTTCCCAGACTGGGCCATTGTGCTGATCACTCTAGTAGCTGTGGGAGTTGTCATCcttttgttatttgtcttttgcAAG gtttttcttcaCTTCCGGCAGGATGTAGACTTTGTGTCACACTGCTGCAATCCAGAGAGAGCAAACCAGTGCTACAACACTAAATAG
- the LOC105750439 gene encoding surfactant-associated protein 2-like, with protein MLPSSHRFAMMEPWMLLFLLLILPSKPQGTGPRIIMHLKLQDSFPGNLSVASHFQEFLEKACHFLKLPLGTNITLLSPGSPHRVTC; from the exons ATGCTCCCTTCCAGTCATCGGTTTGCCATGATGGAACCTTGGatgcttcttttcctccttttaattcTGCCCAGCAAGCCACAAGGGACAG GGCCGAGGATCATCATGCACCTGAAGTTGCAGGATTCTTTTCCTGGGAACCTCTCAGTAGCCTCCCACTTCCAGGAGTTTCTTGAGAAG gcCTGTCATTTCCTGAAACTCCCGTTAGGGACCAATATCACCCTCCTAAGCCCAGGATCACCTCATCGTGTCACCTGCTAA